A stretch of the Candidatus Binatia bacterium genome encodes the following:
- a CDS encoding anion transporter: protein MDRLTLALFLVSYALLAVGGLPPFRFDRTGIAIMGAAAMLLTGAIPLDAAVEAVDYRTLIFLFGMMIVVANLRLAGFFRLVTAGAVARARSPRQLLAVTVFVPGILAAFFINDVVCLVCTPLVLQVAHRLRLPPTPYLLALATAANIGSAATISGNPQNMLVASFARVPYADFALHLAPLAAAGLVVDYAILRLLFRRELYGHLTVPATDLLERRVHKPLLYKSSFAALLTVSLFFAGYPVAEVSLGVAAWLLATRRVRPEKIYREIDWPLLVLFIGLFVIVGAVEHAGIDRRVLSAVASIHHWGVAALLAATAALSNLVSNVPAVMLLKPAVVQATDPTRTAMLVAAASTFAGNLLTIGSVANLIVLEQARRAGIAISFWQYARVGIPVTLATLTLTVLTFAYVYR from the coding sequence ATGGACCGCCTGACGCTCGCGCTTTTCCTCGTCTCCTACGCCCTGCTGGCCGTGGGCGGCCTGCCTCCGTTCCGCTTCGACCGTACCGGCATCGCCATTATGGGCGCTGCCGCCATGCTGCTCACCGGGGCGATTCCGCTCGACGCTGCCGTCGAGGCCGTCGATTACCGCACGTTGATCTTCCTCTTCGGCATGATGATCGTGGTCGCCAACCTTCGCCTGGCGGGGTTTTTCCGTCTGGTCACCGCCGGCGCTGTGGCCCGCGCGCGCTCGCCGCGGCAGCTCCTGGCGGTCACGGTGTTCGTACCGGGGATCCTCGCGGCTTTTTTCATCAATGATGTCGTGTGTCTCGTTTGCACTCCGCTGGTGTTGCAAGTTGCCCACCGCCTGCGCCTCCCGCCCACACCGTATTTGCTCGCGCTCGCCACTGCGGCGAACATTGGCAGTGCGGCCACGATCAGCGGCAATCCGCAAAACATGCTGGTCGCCAGTTTCGCGCGCGTTCCGTACGCGGACTTTGCCCTGCACCTCGCGCCGCTCGCCGCGGCCGGCCTCGTAGTGGATTACGCCATCTTGCGCCTCCTCTTCCGCCGCGAACTCTATGGGCACCTTACGGTACCGGCAACCGACTTACTCGAGCGGCGGGTGCACAAGCCGCTGCTGTACAAGTCGAGTTTTGCCGCATTGTTGACCGTGAGTTTGTTCTTTGCCGGTTACCCCGTCGCGGAAGTATCCCTCGGCGTGGCCGCCTGGCTTCTCGCCACGCGCCGCGTGCGCCCTGAGAAGATTTACCGGGAAATCGATTGGCCGCTGCTGGTGCTGTTCATTGGCCTGTTCGTGATCGTGGGTGCCGTCGAGCATGCGGGAATCGACCGCCGCGTGCTTTCCGCCGTGGCCAGCATCCACCATTGGGGCGTCGCGGCGCTCCTCGCCGCCACCGCTGCGCTTTCCAACCTGGTGAGCAACGTGCCGGCGGTGATGTTGCTCAAACCCGCCGTTGTGCAGGCAACCGACCCAACACGCACCGCCATGCTCGTTGCCGCCGCCAGCACGTTTGCCGGCAATCTGCTCACCATTGGCTCGGTGGCCAACCTGATTGTGCTCGAACAAGCCCGGCGCGCCGGGATCGCGATTTCGTTTTGGCAATACGCCCGCGTGGGAATTCCCGTGACTCTTGCCACCCTGACGCTGACGGTTCTCACCTTCGCCTATGTGTACCGCTGA
- a CDS encoding acyl-CoA dehydrogenase: MQRFSGVDYYGLDDLLTPEQRLIQRTVREFVESEALPVIEDCHAREEFPRHLIPRMAALGLFGANLHGYGCAGLDNIAYGLICQELERGDSGLRSMVSVQGSLCMYPIYAFGSEEQKQRWLPPMAKGDVIGCFGLTEPDHGSDPGGMETKARRDGSHWVLTGTKRWITNGSIAQLAVIWAKTPEGIRGFLVETDRPGFSARDIKGKFSLRASITSELVLDEVRVPDANVLPGVLGLKGPFSCLTQARYGIVWGALGAAMACYHTALEYAKTRHQFERPIAGYQLVQQKLVFMLSEITKGQLLAYRLGQLKDQGKLRPQQVSLAKRNNVAQALEIARLARDILGANGIVNEYPVIRHMLNLETVNTYEGTYDMHTLIVGRDITGFDAIR, from the coding sequence ATGCAACGATTTTCCGGAGTCGATTACTACGGCCTCGACGATCTGCTCACCCCGGAGCAGCGCTTGATTCAGCGGACGGTGCGCGAGTTCGTGGAGAGCGAGGCGTTGCCCGTTATCGAAGACTGCCATGCCCGCGAGGAGTTTCCCAGGCACTTGATCCCGCGCATGGCCGCGCTTGGCCTCTTTGGCGCAAACCTGCACGGCTATGGTTGCGCCGGCTTGGACAACATCGCTTACGGCCTGATTTGCCAAGAGCTGGAACGTGGCGACAGCGGGCTGCGCTCGATGGTGTCCGTGCAAGGCTCGCTGTGCATGTACCCGATTTATGCCTTCGGCTCGGAGGAGCAGAAACAGCGCTGGCTCCCTCCCATGGCCAAGGGAGACGTGATCGGTTGCTTCGGCCTTACCGAACCGGACCACGGCTCCGACCCGGGCGGGATGGAAACCAAAGCGCGGCGCGACGGTTCGCATTGGGTCCTCACAGGCACCAAGCGCTGGATTACCAACGGCTCGATTGCACAACTCGCTGTAATCTGGGCGAAAACCCCGGAGGGCATTCGGGGGTTTTTGGTCGAAACCGATCGTCCCGGGTTTTCCGCGCGCGATATCAAAGGGAAATTCTCGCTGCGCGCATCGATCACTTCCGAGCTCGTTCTCGACGAAGTCCGCGTGCCTGATGCCAACGTCCTCCCCGGCGTGCTCGGTCTCAAAGGCCCGTTTTCCTGCCTCACGCAAGCCCGCTACGGCATCGTGTGGGGTGCTCTCGGGGCGGCCATGGCCTGTTATCACACCGCTCTGGAGTACGCGAAGACGCGGCATCAGTTCGAGCGGCCGATTGCAGGTTATCAACTCGTGCAGCAAAAGCTGGTGTTCATGCTGAGCGAGATCACGAAGGGGCAGTTGCTCGCTTACCGATTGGGGCAACTCAAAGACCAAGGCAAGTTGCGCCCGCAACAAGTGTCGCTGGCCAAGCGCAACAATGTGGCGCAAGCTCTGGAGATTGCCCGCTTGGCGCGCGACATTTTGGGGGCCAACGGCATTGTGAACGAATACCCGGTGATCCGCCACATGCTCAATTTGGAAACCGTGAATACGTACGAAGGCACCTACGATATGCACACGCTCATCGTCGGGCGGGACATCACCGGCTTCGACGCCATCCGTTAA